GTGCGCCGCTACGGCGCCGGAGCCGCCGCCGAGGCGCCGCCCGTACGCGCCATGCTGGACCGCGGCCTGACCGTCGGCGCCGGCACGGACGCCACCCGGGTGTCCTCCTACAACCCCTGGGTCGCGCTGCACTGGCTCGTCACTGGCAGGACCGTCGGCGACCTGACGATCTATCCGCCGGAGAACCGCGTCAGCCGGGAGACCGCCCTGACCATGTACACCCAGGCCGGCGCCAAGCTCACCGGAGAGCAGGACGTCAAGGGCACCCTCAAGCCCGGGTTCTACGGCGACCTCGCCATCCTCTCCGACGACTTCTTCGCCGTTCCGGAGCAGGACATCCCGCACATCGAGTCCCTCCTGACCGTCACCGGCGGCCGCATCGTCTACGCCGCGGCCGAGTACGAGGGCATGGACGAGGAGATACCGGCGATCAGCCCGGCATGGAGCCCGGTCGCGCACTACGGGGGCTACCAGGCCACCGTGAAGCCCAGCATCTCGGGCGCGCGACAGGCCGAACTGCTCGGCCAGGCCGTCGCCGAGTCCGAACAGCACCGGCAGTGGCGCGCTCAGCGCGGCTTCACCCCCGAGGCCCCGACCGAGATCTTCGACACCTGCTTCGTGCTGTAAGGCACGGGACTCACCGCTGCCGCCCCGGTCCACAGAGAAGAGAACGTCATGAACACCGGACTGCTGATCCTGCGACTCGTCATCGGCCTGCTGTTTGCCGGGCACGGCATCCAGAAGATCAGCCACTGGCTGGGAGGACACGGGATCGAGGGCGGAGCGGCGGAGTTCCGGGCGGACGGGTTCCGCGGCGGCCGCCTCACCGCGGCCGCCGCGGGCCTGGGACAGATCGCCGCGGGTCTACTGCTCGCCGCGGGAGCGCTCACCCCCCTGGCAGCCGCCATCGCCGCGGGCGTCATGACCGTCGCGGTCACAGTAAAGTGGCGCAACGGGCTCTGGGTGCAGGACAACGGCTACGAGTACCCGCTGGTCCTGGTGATCCTGCCGGCCGTGCTGACGCTGACCGGCCCGGGCCGCTGGTCGGCCGACCAGGCCCTCGGTCTGCTTCCCTGGGACCCGTGGTGGACAGTCGTGGCCGTCGGCCTGGGCGTGGCCGGCGGGCTGATGACCCGCGTCTTCCTTGGACGACCGAGCGGTGAGTCCGAGGGAACATCCGTGCCGCCAAGGAGTTGAAACAGCCATGGAGAATGAAGCGACGGGCCCGCTGAGCGGGCGAACACGGTTTCCGGGCGACGGTGGCGACGACCAGGACGATGACCCGAGCATCGATTATGAACTGATCGGTGGCTGGAAACTGGTGATGGAGGGCTTCCGCGCCACACACCAGTCTTTCGTGAGCGAGCTGGCGAAACGCTTCGACCTCGGCCCAGGCGCCGCGGACGTACTGTTGCGCATCCTGATCAGTCCCAAGCACCGGATGCCGATGACACGCCTGGCGCACGAGGCGGGTATGTCCAGTGGTGGGTTCACCAAACTCGCCGACCGGCTCTGCGCGGCCGCCCTGACCCAGCGCGTGTCGTGCGATGCCGACCGACGCGTCACCTACCTCGAACTGACCGAGCGCGGCGAGGAAACCGCCCGGTCGGTCTCCCGGGTGGCGACAGAGATCCTCCGCACCCGAGTGCTCGGCACCCTCGGGTGCGACGGGTTCCGCAACCTCGCCGGGTCGATGCGTGAACTGCGCGACGCCAACGTCGGTCCGGGGAAGTAACGACGGCCCGGAAGGACCGGCCACCGCGTCGGCCGCGAGGTGACGCGCGGTCTCAGTCCAGCGAGTCCTCCGCGCACAACCGCCGCAGTACCGCCCCGCACCGCCGCGCATACGCGTGCTGCAACCCCCGCGTGGCCGGGCCGCCGGCCCTCGCGTACCACTTGGCCGCGCGGCTGAACGCCGTGATCGTCAGCCAGACCGTGCCGTCCCCGGTGCGGTCCACCACGAAGGCCTCCTCGCCGCACTCCGGGTGGCCCGGCAGCGTGCCGTACGCCCAGCCCGCGCGGCGGGATTCCTCGACCGTCCAGACGATGCGGCACGGGGCCTTGATGACGCCGGCGAGGGTGACCGTGACGTCGACGCCGGGGGCGGCGCGGTCGGCCGTGGCGTCGATGCCGACGCCCAGGGCGCGGTGCATCTCCCAGGTGAGGACCGTCTCGGCGGCGCGCCGGAAGACCTCCTCGCCCTCGCCCAGCCGGGCGCGTAGGTGCAGGGGGTGGAAGCCGGGCGGGCAGAAGGCGGCGTTCTCACGGGTGGCGCCGACATCCTCGTACGTGAAGGACATGGGTCCCAAGAGTAGGGCGGCCCCCGGAGACGCCTTCGCGCCGGGGGCCGCCCTCTCAAATGTTCCGCGTCAGCTCACGTTGACCGCGGACCAGGCCGCCGCCACCGCGTTGTACTCGGTGCTGCCGGAGCCGTACAGGGCGGCCGCCGCCGAGAGCGTGCCCGTACGGGCCGACTTGTAGTTGGTCGTCGACGTGAAGTACGTCGTCAGCGCCTTGTACCAGATCTGCAGGGCCTTGGCCCGGCCGATGCCGGTGACCGTGGAGCCGTTGGACGTCGGGGAGTTGTAGGTCACCCCGTTGATGGTCTTCGAACCGCTGCCCTCCGAGAGGAGGTAGAAGAAGTGGTTCGCGACGCCCGACGAGTAGTGCACGTCCAGGTTGCCCACCGACGAGGACCAGTAGTCGGCCGAGCCGCCGTCCTTGCTGGGCTTGTCCATGTAGCGCAGCGGGGTGCCGTCGCCGTTGATGTCGATCTTCTCGCCGATGAGGTAGTCGCCGACGTCGTTCGAGTTGGCCGCGTAGAACTCGACGCCGGTGCCGAAGATGTCGGAGGTGGCCTCGTTGAGGCCGCCGGACTCGCCCGAGTAGTCGAGTCCGGCGGTGTTGGCGGTGACACCGTGGCTCATCTCGTGGCCGGCCACGTCCAGCGAGGTCAGCGGGTGCGTGTTGCCGTCGCCGTCGCCGTACGTCATGCAGAAGCAGCTGTCGTCCCAGAACGCGTTGACATACGCGTTGCCGTAGTGGACCCGGGAGTAGGCCGCCTTGCCGTCGTTCTTGATGCCGCTGCGGCCGAAGGTGTTCTTGTAGAAGTCCCAGGTCACCTGGGCGCCGTAGGCGGCGTCGACGGCCGCGGTCTGGTCGGTGGTGGAGCTGGAGGCCGCGCCGGTGCCCCACGTGTCGTCGGCGTCGGTGAACAGGGTGCCCGCGGTGGAGCTGGTGGTGTGCTTCTTGTTGTAGGTCTTGTGGCCGCCGCGCGTGCCGTCGGTCAGCTGGTAGGTCGAGCCCGACAGGGTGGTGTTGAGGCTCACCGTGCCCGAGTAGAGGCTCTTGCCGGTGCCCGTCTCGATGCCCTGGTACTCGTACAGCTTCTTGCCGGTGGCGGCGTCGGTGATGACGTGCAGCTGGTTCGGGGTGCCGTCGTCCTGGAGCCCGCCCACGACGGTCTCGTACGCGAGGACCGGCGTGCCGTTGCCCGCCCAGATCACCTTGCGCGCGCCGTCGGCCGCCGTCTTCTCCGAGCCCGCCGCCTGCGCGGCCTTCACGGCCTGCTTCTCCGCCTTCGCCGCGGTGACCTGCGGCTTGAGGGAGGACAGCTTGATGGTCGCCTTGTTCGCTCTGGTCACGCCCTCGGTCTTGCCGGACTTCGACTCGTGGACGACCAGGTCGCCGCCGAGGACCGGGAGGCCCGCGTACGTGCGCTCGTAACGCGTGTGGACCGTGCCGTCGACGTCCTTGACGACGTCCTTGACGACCAGTTGCTCCTTGACGCCGAGGCCTATCTTGCGCGCCGTCTCGGGTGCGGCCGCCTGGGCCTCCTTGACGAGCGAGGCGCGGGTGGACGCGGACAGCGTCAGCGGTGCGGCGGCGAGCGGCTTGGCCGTCTTGCCGGAGGCGGAGGCCGGGACCTGGGCGGAGGCACCGGTGGTCATACCGGTGGCGAGCAGGGCTCCGGCCGCGACGGCGGTGGCGATGGCCAGAGTGGTGCGCTTGTGACGCGCGTAGAGGGGAGTCACGCAAGCTCCTTATGTGGGGGCGGCCGCATGACGTGGGGTGGCCATGCGGACGGTTGTGAAGTTGCGGTGCGGGTGAGCCGTGCGGTGGAAGACTCGCATCAAGGACGCGTACATGTCAGGAGGGCAAAGCGACCTTGGCCGAAAATCGTCCATCAGGTGAACCGTGTCGCGTGCCGCGCAGGCTCCGGACCTGGTCAAGCATCAATGAAGCCCGGTTCAGGGCGCGGCAAAGAGGGTGCCGCCCCGGGGAGTCGGCTCCCCGGGGCGGCACCCTGTTGTCTGCGCGCCGTGGCGTGCGTTCAGCCGCCGTCTACGGGAACGTCAGCTTCCAGCCGTTGATCGTTCCGACGTCCTGTGCCGCCTGGTCCTGAACCCTCAACTTCCAAGTGCCGTTGGCGGTTTCGGAGGACGCGTTGACCGTGTAGGTGTCGGTCACGTTGTCCGCCGAGTCGGACGAGCTGAAGTTCTTCAGCCGGTACGCGGTGCCCGACGGGCCGATCAGATCGATCACCAGGTCGCCGCGCCAGGTGTGGGTGATGTTCGGGGTGACCTGAAGGTTGTTGGGCGCGTTGCCGGTCCGGCCGCTCACGGTGATCGACGAGGTGACCGCCGGCCCGTTGTCCGGAATCGATACCTTGGTCGAGCTCTCGTACGAGGTGCCGCCGCCGCCCCCGCCGCCACCGGAGCGCGACCCGACCGCGATCGCGGCCCAGGCGTCCTGCACCGCCTTGTACTCGGTGCTCGTCGTGCCGTACAGCTCGCCCGCCGCCGCGAGCGTGCCCGTGCGGGCCGCCGCGTAGTTGGTCGTCGAGGTGAACTTCGTGGTGAGCGCCCGGTACCAGATCTGTAGCGCCTTGTCCCGGCCGATGCCCGTGACCGGAAGGCCGTCCGAGGTCGGCGAGTTGTAGCTCACGCCGTTGATGACCTTGGCGCCGCTGCCCTCGCTGAGCAGGTAGAAGAAGTGGTTCGCGGGACCCGACGAGTAGTGGACGTCCAGGTTTCCGAGCCCCGAGTACCAGCTGTCCTTGGACGAGCCGTCCTTGCTGGGCTTGTCCATGTAGCGCAGCGGGGTGCCGTCGCCGTTGATGTCGATCTTCTCGCCGATGAGGTAGTCGCCCACGTCGGAGGAGTTGGCGGCGTAGAACTCGACGCCGGTGCCGAAGATGTCCGAGGTGGCCTCGTTGAGGCCGCCGGACTCGCCGGAGTACTCGAGTCCGGCGGTGTTGGCGGTGACGCCGTGGCTCATCTCGTGGCCGGCCACGTCCAGCGAGGTCAGCGGGTCGGCGTTGCCCGAACCGTCGCCGTACGTCATGCAGAAGCAGCTGTCGTCCCAGAACGCGTTGACATACGCGTTGCCGTAGTGGACCCGGGAGTAGGCCGCCTTGCCGTCGTTCTTGATGCCGCTGCGGCCGAAGGTGGACTTGTAGAAGTCCCAGGTGACCGCCGCGCCGTAGTGCGCGTCGGCGCCCGCGGTCGCGGCGTTCGACGTGGTGCTGTTGCCCCAGGTGTCGTTCGTCTGCGAGAACAGCGTGCCGGTGCCGGACGAGCCATGGTTGAGGTTGTATGTCTTGTGCCCGCCGCGCGAGCCGTCGGTCAGCGTGAAATTCGAACCCGACTGCGTGGTCGTCAGCGTGACCTGGCCGCTGTACTGCGTGTTGCCGATGCCGTTCTTGATGCCCTGGTAGCGGAAGAGCTCCTTGCCGGTGGCGGCGTCGGTGATGACGTGGAGCTGGTTCGGGGTGCCGTCGTCCTGGAGGCCGCCGACCACCGTCTCGTACGCCAGGATCGGCTTGCCGCTCGCCGCCCAGATCACCTTGCGCGGAGCACGGTCGGCGCCGGTCTGCTTCGAGCCCGCCGCCCTGGCGGCGGACACCGCCTGCTTCTCCGCCTTCGAGGCGGCCACCCGGGGCGTGAGCGAGGCGACCTTGATGGTGGCGGACGAGGCCTTGATGACGCGCTCGGTCTGCCCCGACTTGGCCGTGTCGACGACCAGGTCGCCGCCGAGGACGGGGAGGCCGGCGTACGTGCGCTCGTAGCGCGTGTGGAGCGTGCCGTCGGCGTCCTTGACGACGTCACGGACGACCAGCTTCTCCTGGGTCCCGAGGCCTATCGCCTTGGCGGTGTCCGCCTTCGCCGCGTCGGCATCGCGGATCAGCTCGGCGCGCTGCGAGGGGGAGAGCTTCAGGGCGGCGTGGGCGGGGTTGATCTTCCCGGCGGCGGGCGCGGCCGGGGCGGCGCTCGCGGCGCCCGACTGCACCGCGGCGGCCAGCAGGGCGGAGACGCCGACGAGGGCGACGGCCGCGACACGACGGGAGGGGGTGTGGGAGGTGCGTCTGCGAGAGGAATTGCTGCTCAACACTGACTCCTTCTGCGTGGCCGCGGATCGCGCGGCCAGGGGAGACCGGACGGATGGTCAGCCGTCCGGGCAGAACAGGGCGGAACGCGGAACCAGGTGCATGAAGGTCACGGGCCACCGCACGGGTGCAGCTGTGGGGTTGCTGTGAGGTGGCCGTGGGAAGCGTGTCAGGAGACGGCGCTTGCTGTCAGGAGCGCGTCAACAACTTGGCCGGAAACGCTCCGTTGCCCGGATGGTCATGTTCGATATACGGATCCGTCAGACGCCGGACACCGGGGTGAGGTACAGGTCACCGGGGCGAGGTACGGGTCCCCGGGGCGTGGTCCGGGTCACCGAGCGAGGTACGGGGCGGCTCCGACCCGCGTTCGCCGTGCCACGTCCGCCACAGCGCCGCGTACGCCCCGTCGGCCGCCACCAGCTCGTCGTGTGTGCCGAGTTCGCTCAGACGGCCGTCCTCCATCACGGCCACGCGGTCCGCGTCGTGCGCGGTGTGAAGGCGGTGCGCGATGGCGATGACGGTGCGGACTTCGAGGACGGCGGCCAGGGCGCGCTCGGCGTGGCGGGCGGTGGCGGGGTCGAGGAGGGCCGTGGCCTCGTCGAGGATCAGGGTGTGCGGGTCGGCCAGCACCACCCGGGCGAGGGCGAGTTGCTGGGCCTGCGGGCCGTCCGTGCGGCACCCCGACGAGCCCAGCTCGGTGTCGAGACCGCCCGGCAGCTCCCGCACCCAGTCGTCGGCACCCACCGCGGCGAGGGCCGCCCACAGCTCCTCGTCCGTGGCGGACGGCTCGGCGATCCGCAGGTTCTCGCGGACCGAGCCGAGGAAGACATGGTGTTCCTGGGTGACCAGGACGACCTGGCGGCGCAGCCGCTCCGGCCCGAGAGCGGCGATCGGCACCCCGCCCACGGTCACCGATCCCGCGCTCGGCGCGTCGATGCCCGCCAGCAGTCTGCTCAGGGTGGTCTTCCCGGCGCCCGAGGGGCCGACCACCGCCAGCCGCTCGCCGGGCCGCACGGTCAGATCGACCCCGCGCAGCACCTCACCCCCGCGGTCGTAGGCGTACCGCACGTCCGTCACGTCGATCCGGTCGTCCGCGGGCGCCGCGGACGCTTCCTCCGGAGCGGTGTGCGGGGTCCGGCCGAGCCCCTCCACCCGGGCGAAGGACGCGCCACTGCTCTGCAGTTGCTCGATCCGCATCAGGATCTCGTCCAGCGGTGAGCTGAACTGCTGGAGGTACACCGCGGCCGCCACCACCGACCCCAGACTCATCGCGCCGTGCGCGTGCAGCACCCCGCCCACCAGCAGCACACCGGCCACGGGAAGGACGTACGACACCTCCACCACGGGGAAGAACACGGACCGCAGGTACAGCGTGTACAGGCGCCTGCGCCGGGAGACCTCCAGCGCGTCCCGGCTCGTCGCGGTCCGACGCTCCTGAAGCCGGAACGCCTCCACCGTCCGCGCCCCGGCCGCGGTCGCCGCGAGGATCTCCGCGACCTGCGAATTGGACTCGCCCTCGGCGAGGTAGCCGTCCCGTGCCCGGCGCAGGTACCAGCGCAGCACACACCAGATGGGGACGAGAGCGAACACGCCGATGGCCCCGAGCAGCGGGTCCAGCGCGAAGACCGCGCCGAGCAGCAACAGCGCCTGCACGCCGTTGATCAGCAGGTCGGGGCCGACGTCCCGCAGGGTGGTGCCGACGGTGGACACATCGGCGGTGCCGCGCGCGGTCAGATCACCGGTGCCGGCCCGCTCCACCACGGACGCGGGCAGCGCGAGCGCCCGGTCGACGAACTCCTCACGCACCCGCGCCAGTGACCGCTCCCCGAAACGGTGCCCCACGTACCGGGCCCAGCGCGCCAGCAGCAGTTGCGCCAGCGAGCACAGCAGGATGGCGAGCGCCATCCGGTCCACGGCCCCGACCCCGCCCCCGGCCCGGACCTCGTCGACGATCCGCCCGAGCAGCCAGGGACCGGCCAGTCCCGCACCGGCCGCCGCCGCGTTCAGGGCCAGCGTGGCGGCGAAGGCCCGCGCGTCGGCCCGTACCAGCCGTACGGCGGCCCGGCGCACGTCGGCGGGCTCGGCGACGGGCAGTTGTCCCCGGCTCATCCCATGACCTCCTCGGCAGCGGCCGCGTCGGCGTCTCGCGCCACCAGTGCCCGGTAGCCGGGCTCCTGAGCCAGCAGCCGCGCATGGCTTCCGGTGGCCGCGACCTTGCCGTCGACCAGGTAGTACACGGTGTCCACACGATCAAGGACCAGCGGGGAGGTGCTGGTCACCACGGTCGTACGGCCCTCACGCGCCGCCCGCAGCCGGTCCGCGAGCGCCGCCTCGGTGTGCGCGTCGAGCGCCGAGGTGGGCTCGACGGTCAGCAGCACCTCCGGGTCGGCGAGCAGCGCCCGCACGAGCCGTACGCGCTGCCGCTGGCCGCCGGAGAGGTTGCGCCCCTGCGCGTCGATCGCCGAATCGAGCCCGTCCGGCAGGCCCTGCACGATGTCGTCGGCCACGGCGGCGTGCACCGCCCGCGCGATCGCCGCCTCGTCGAGGTCCTCCGGCTTCCGTCGGCCCCCGACCAGTTCCCGCAGCGTCCCCGCGAACAGGTCGGCCTCGTTGTCGGCGACCAGGATCCGTGCCCGCACCCGCGCCAGCGGGATCTCGTCCAGGCGTACCCCGCCCCAGGTCGCCTCCGAAGGGGCGTAGCGGCCCAGGCGGTCGACGACGGCCGCGGCGTCCGCGGGCCGCGCCCCGGCCAGCGCGGTCAGCCGCCCCGGCAGCACCCGCACCCCGGACTCCGGATCGTGCAGCACGGACGGCTCCGCGGGCGCCTCGCGCGTGCCGTCGTCGGGCTCCGGCTCCAGCCGCAGCAGCCGTACGACGCGCCGGGCGGCCACCACACCCCGGCTGAGCTGGTAGCCGCACTCGATGAAGAACGCCACCGGGCGCACCATCACGGCGACATACCCGTACACGGCCACCAACTCGCCCACGGTGATGGTGCCCTGGGCGGCCAGCCGGGCCGCGAGCCAGGTCACGACGGCGAGGAACAGGGTCGGCAGCCCCACCCCGAGCGCCTGCATCCAGCTGGTCACCGACCCGACCCGGTACCCCTGCTCCCGCAGACGGTCCGAGTCCCGGCGGAAGGCGTCCGCGAACAGCCCCTTGCCGCCGAGGCCGTTGAGGACGCGCAGCCCGCCCGCGAGGTCGCCGATCCGCGCCGTCAGCACGCCCTGCCGCTCCCGGTACTCCGCCTCGGTGCCCTGAAGCCGCCCCATCAGCGGCCCGACGATCAGCGCGATCACCGGCACCCCGAGCAGCACGACCGCGGCGAGCCGCACGGAGACCGACAGCAGCAGCCCGGCGACCGCGCCGTAGGCGACGACCGCGCCGACGCCGGGGCCCACGACCGTCAGGGCTCCGGCGATCGTCTGCACGTCGCCCACGCCGATCGTGACCACCTCTCCGGCCCCGGCCCGCCGCGGCAGCGCGGCCCCCAGCCGGACCGCGTGCCCCACGACGACCTTCACCGTGCGGAAGTTGGCGTCCATCCGCACCCGGGTCATCACGCGGTGCCGCATGATGCTCAGCCAGGCGTTGAACGCGCCGACCACGACCAGCGCGGCGGTCCACCGGGCGAGCGCGCCCAGGTCGCCCGGCTGGAGGCCCTCGTCGATCGCCCGGGCCATCAGATACGGCGTCGCCGACAGCAGGACCATCCACACACTGCCCAGCA
The Streptomyces sp. CGMCC 4.7035 DNA segment above includes these coding regions:
- a CDS encoding M4 family metallopeptidase, with the protein product MSSNSSRRRTSHTPSRRVAAVALVGVSALLAAAVQSGAASAAPAAPAAGKINPAHAALKLSPSQRAELIRDADAAKADTAKAIGLGTQEKLVVRDVVKDADGTLHTRYERTYAGLPVLGGDLVVDTAKSGQTERVIKASSATIKVASLTPRVAASKAEKQAVSAARAAGSKQTGADRAPRKVIWAASGKPILAYETVVGGLQDDGTPNQLHVITDAATGKELFRYQGIKNGIGNTQYSGQVTLTTTQSGSNFTLTDGSRGGHKTYNLNHGSSGTGTLFSQTNDTWGNSTTSNAATAGADAHYGAAVTWDFYKSTFGRSGIKNDGKAAYSRVHYGNAYVNAFWDDSCFCMTYGDGSGNADPLTSLDVAGHEMSHGVTANTAGLEYSGESGGLNEATSDIFGTGVEFYAANSSDVGDYLIGEKIDINGDGTPLRYMDKPSKDGSSKDSWYSGLGNLDVHYSSGPANHFFYLLSEGSGAKVINGVSYNSPTSDGLPVTGIGRDKALQIWYRALTTKFTSTTNYAAARTGTLAAAGELYGTTSTEYKAVQDAWAAIAVGSRSGGGGGGGGTSYESSTKVSIPDNGPAVTSSITVSGRTGNAPNNLQVTPNITHTWRGDLVIDLIGPSGTAYRLKNFSSSDSADNVTDTYTVNASSETANGTWKLRVQDQAAQDVGTINGWKLTFP
- a CDS encoding DoxX family protein; translation: MNTGLLILRLVIGLLFAGHGIQKISHWLGGHGIEGGAAEFRADGFRGGRLTAAAAGLGQIAAGLLLAAGALTPLAAAIAAGVMTVAVTVKWRNGLWVQDNGYEYPLVLVILPAVLTLTGPGRWSADQALGLLPWDPWWTVVAVGLGVAGGLMTRVFLGRPSGESEGTSVPPRS
- a CDS encoding ABC transporter ATP-binding protein codes for the protein MSRGQLPVAEPADVRRAAVRLVRADARAFAATLALNAAAAGAGLAGPWLLGRIVDEVRAGGGVGAVDRMALAILLCSLAQLLLARWARYVGHRFGERSLARVREEFVDRALALPASVVERAGTGDLTARGTADVSTVGTTLRDVGPDLLINGVQALLLLGAVFALDPLLGAIGVFALVPIWCVLRWYLRRARDGYLAEGESNSQVAEILAATAAGARTVEAFRLQERRTATSRDALEVSRRRRLYTLYLRSVFFPVVEVSYVLPVAGVLLVGGVLHAHGAMSLGSVVAAAVYLQQFSSPLDEILMRIEQLQSSGASFARVEGLGRTPHTAPEEASAAPADDRIDVTDVRYAYDRGGEVLRGVDLTVRPGERLAVVGPSGAGKTTLSRLLAGIDAPSAGSVTVGGVPIAALGPERLRRQVVLVTQEHHVFLGSVRENLRIAEPSATDEELWAALAAVGADDWVRELPGGLDTELGSSGCRTDGPQAQQLALARVVLADPHTLILDEATALLDPATARHAERALAAVLEVRTVIAIAHRLHTAHDADRVAVMEDGRLSELGTHDELVAADGAYAALWRTWHGERGSEPPRTSLGDPDHAPGTRTSPR
- a CDS encoding DUF1990 family protein, with translation MSFTYEDVGATRENAAFCPPGFHPLHLRARLGEGEEVFRRAAETVLTWEMHRALGVGIDATADRAAPGVDVTVTLAGVIKAPCRIVWTVEESRRAGWAYGTLPGHPECGEEAFVVDRTGDGTVWLTITAFSRAAKWYARAGGPATRGLQHAYARRCGAVLRRLCAEDSLD
- a CDS encoding M4 family metallopeptidase, which produces MTPLYARHKRTTLAIATAVAAGALLATGMTTGASAQVPASASGKTAKPLAAAPLTLSASTRASLVKEAQAAAPETARKIGLGVKEQLVVKDVVKDVDGTVHTRYERTYAGLPVLGGDLVVHESKSGKTEGVTRANKATIKLSSLKPQVTAAKAEKQAVKAAQAAGSEKTAADGARKVIWAGNGTPVLAYETVVGGLQDDGTPNQLHVITDAATGKKLYEYQGIETGTGKSLYSGTVSLNTTLSGSTYQLTDGTRGGHKTYNKKHTTSSTAGTLFTDADDTWGTGAASSSTTDQTAAVDAAYGAQVTWDFYKNTFGRSGIKNDGKAAYSRVHYGNAYVNAFWDDSCFCMTYGDGDGNTHPLTSLDVAGHEMSHGVTANTAGLDYSGESGGLNEATSDIFGTGVEFYAANSNDVGDYLIGEKIDINGDGTPLRYMDKPSKDGGSADYWSSSVGNLDVHYSSGVANHFFYLLSEGSGSKTINGVTYNSPTSNGSTVTGIGRAKALQIWYKALTTYFTSTTNYKSARTGTLSAAAALYGSGSTEYNAVAAAWSAVNVS
- a CDS encoding MarR family winged helix-turn-helix transcriptional regulator, which produces MENEATGPLSGRTRFPGDGGDDQDDDPSIDYELIGGWKLVMEGFRATHQSFVSELAKRFDLGPGAADVLLRILISPKHRMPMTRLAHEAGMSSGGFTKLADRLCAAALTQRVSCDADRRVTYLELTERGEETARSVSRVATEILRTRVLGTLGCDGFRNLAGSMRELRDANVGPGK
- a CDS encoding ABC transporter ATP-binding protein, producing the protein MIDAYEDPGTPDCRGGWRYLWWLVRCQPWRSVAGALLGSVWMVLLSATPYLMARAIDEGLQPGDLGALARWTAALVVVGAFNAWLSIMRHRVMTRVRMDANFRTVKVVVGHAVRLGAALPRRAGAGEVVTIGVGDVQTIAGALTVVGPGVGAVVAYGAVAGLLLSVSVRLAAVVLLGVPVIALIVGPLMGRLQGTEAEYRERQGVLTARIGDLAGGLRVLNGLGGKGLFADAFRRDSDRLREQGYRVGSVTSWMQALGVGLPTLFLAVVTWLAARLAAQGTITVGELVAVYGYVAVMVRPVAFFIECGYQLSRGVVAARRVVRLLRLEPEPDDGTREAPAEPSVLHDPESGVRVLPGRLTALAGARPADAAAVVDRLGRYAPSEATWGGVRLDEIPLARVRARILVADNEADLFAGTLRELVGGRRKPEDLDEAAIARAVHAAVADDIVQGLPDGLDSAIDAQGRNLSGGQRQRVRLVRALLADPEVLLTVEPTSALDAHTEAALADRLRAAREGRTTVVTSTSPLVLDRVDTVYYLVDGKVAATGSHARLLAQEPGYRALVARDADAAAAEEVMG